The following are from one region of the Nicotiana tomentosiformis chromosome 7, ASM39032v3, whole genome shotgun sequence genome:
- the LOC138895339 gene encoding secreted RxLR effector protein 161-like — translation MIHQHKYVKELLKRLKMEDTKESGTLIATATKLDIYEPGSYFDQKLYRGIIGSLLYLTASRSDIIFSVGLCNDSVGRFESYNSVFPIPTSFWAKKESHLTVVKRILRYLKGTTDLCIWYPNGSNVNLVGYVDVDYAGFLVDRKSTSGIGHFLGSCLVSWANKKQNHIALSIIKAEYVVAALVVLNCCGSIPTNGLWN, via the exons atgatccatcagcataagtatgtgaaagagttgcttaaaaggttgaAAATGGAAGACACCAAAGAAAGTGGCACTCTTATAGCAACAGCCACAAAATTGGATATATATGAACCCGGTTCATAttttgatcagaagttgtataggggaattaTTGGttctttgttatatctcactgctagtagatcTGACATTATTTTTAGTGTAGGCCTttgtaacgactcggtcggtcgtttcgagagttataactctgttttccccattcctacttctttttgg gcaaaaaaggagtctcacttgactgttgtcaagagaatcttaagatacctaaaaggcaccactgatctttgtATATGGTATCCAAATGGTAGTAATGtcaacttagtgggatatgttgatgttgattatgcaggttttcttgtggatagaaagagcacctcaggtataggacactttcttggctcatgtcttgtgtcttgggccaacAAAAAGCAAAATCATATAGCTTTGTCTATTATtaaagctgagtatgttgttgctgccctagttgtgctcaattgttgtggatcaataCCAactaatggactttggaattga
- the LOC108945912 gene encoding uncharacterized protein has translation MSISSSDSTDSDSDIENYIMCCAIADHAEQVARENRLLSLQPQHTSRPGMAWVVELLWGHRMRMYESMRFYPETFHRLIEVIRQNNLLSSKGRITRVPVMESVNFFFLIRSPGWEGTAHNSKVLENAILDPLAKFSFQPHDKYYVVDAGLRNTKGFLAPYKGTLYHLQDYRGSDREPKNGKELFNYRHASLRNVIERTFGAWKSRFRILRQGMNNYDFNTQVKIVIACAVLHNFLRELQSGDGIFTEYEHDDTDVDETEQQSTQSSNTISSFRSSDREMHARREEIVCIMWENYITE, from the exons atGAGCATATCCAGTAGTGACTCCACTGATTCAGACAGTGATATTGAGAATTATATCATGTGTTGTGCTATCGCTGATCATGCTGAACAAGTCGCACGAGAAAATAGGTTATTATCTCTCCAACCGCAACATACATCTAGGCCTGGTATGGCATGGGTAGTTGAGCTTCTTTGGGGACATCGCATGCGTATGTATGAATCTATGCGTTTTTATCCTGAAACATTTCATCGGCTTATCGAAGTGATAAGACAAAACAATTTGTTGTCATCTAAGGGTAGAATCACACGTGTTCCAGTAATGGAGTCAgttaactttttctttttaattaggaGTC CTGGCTGGGAGGGTACTGCCCATAATAGTAAAGTGCTTGAGAATGCAATTCTTGACCCATTGGCAAAATTTTCATTTCAACCACACG ATAAATATTATGTTGTCGACGCTGGTCTTCGGAACACGAAAGGATTTCTAGCACCATACAAAGGAACGCTCTATCATTTGCAGGACTATAGAGGGAGTGACAGAGAGCCTAAGAACGGCAAAGAGCTATTTAACTATAGACATGCCTCTCTGCGCAATGTAATTGAAAGAACATTTGGAGCATGGAAAAGTAGATTCAGAATACTACGACAAGGCAtgaacaactatgacttcaacACGCAGGTGAAAATAGTAATTGCTTGTGCTGTATTACATAATTTTTTGCGTGAACTTCAAAGTGGCGATGGAATATTCACCGAATATGAACATGATGATACGGATGTTGATGAAACTGAACAACAATCGACTCAAAGTAGCAATACTATTTCGTCTTTTCGGTCATCTGATAGGGAAATGCATGCTCGTCGTGAAGAGATTGTTTGTATAATGTGGGAAAATTATATTACAGAATAG